Proteins found in one Rhodobacter capsulatus SB 1003 genomic segment:
- a CDS encoding glycyl-radical enzyme activating protein has protein sequence MSELDFTAEGTVFDIQRYSIHDGPGVRTIVFLKGCPLACRWCSNPESQSTEPDLFFRASACIGCGKCIPVCPVGALSRDNPGFVDRAKCIRCGDCTKVCPTEALKRAGRRMSVAEVMQELRKDAIHYRRSGGGVTLSGGEPLLQAAFAKQLLMACHEQGWNTAMETTGCAPREVIREVIPHVDHLLMDLKSIDPAVHQQNTGVDNRLILENALIAASLTHAVVRVPVVPGVNDSPAAITAIARFAKLMPGVDTVHLLPYHSFGENKYRLLGRTCPMGALPDLKPEAVMPLKTLVEAEGLRCVIGG, from the coding sequence ATGTCCGAGCTCGATTTCACCGCCGAAGGCACGGTCTTCGACATCCAGCGTTATTCGATCCATGACGGGCCGGGGGTGCGGACCATCGTCTTCCTCAAGGGCTGCCCGCTGGCGTGCCGCTGGTGTTCGAACCCGGAATCGCAATCGACCGAACCGGATCTGTTCTTCCGCGCCTCGGCCTGCATCGGCTGCGGCAAATGCATTCCGGTCTGCCCGGTGGGGGCGCTGTCGCGTGACAATCCGGGCTTTGTCGACCGGGCAAAATGCATCCGCTGCGGCGACTGCACCAAGGTTTGCCCGACCGAGGCGCTCAAGCGCGCGGGCCGCAGGATGAGCGTGGCCGAGGTGATGCAGGAGCTGCGCAAGGATGCGATCCACTACCGCCGCTCGGGCGGGGGGGTGACGCTGTCGGGCGGCGAGCCGCTGTTGCAGGCGGCCTTTGCGAAACAGCTGCTGATGGCCTGCCACGAACAGGGCTGGAACACCGCGATGGAAACCACGGGCTGTGCCCCGCGCGAAGTGATCCGCGAGGTGATCCCGCATGTCGATCACCTGCTGATGGATCTGAAGTCGATCGACCCGGCGGTGCATCAGCAAAACACCGGCGTCGACAACCGGCTGATCCTGGAAAATGCGCTGATTGCGGCGTCGCTGACGCATGCGGTGGTGCGGGTGCCGGTGGTGCCCGGGGTGAACGACAGCCCCGCCGCGATCACCGCGATTGCCCGCTTTGCCAAGCTGATGCCGGGCGTCGATACGGTGCATCTGCTGCCCTATCACAGCTTTGGCGAGAACAAGTATCGCCTGCTGGGCCGGACCTGTCCGATGGGGGCGCTGCCCGATCTGAAACCCGAGGCGGTGATGCCCTTGAAAACGCTGGTCGAAGCCGAGGGGCTGCGCTGCGTGATCGGTGGCTGA
- a CDS encoding BMC domain-containing protein, producing the protein MQIRIINAPAPDLLEMLARRVAPGVRKWIEENRVSAIGFVQASVPDLFYFADIAGKSAHVLTVELSGTCPQTTTTLAVLGETASVRAAMDAIAAQAPAF; encoded by the coding sequence ATGCAAATCCGCATCATCAACGCCCCCGCCCCCGATCTTCTGGAGATGCTCGCCCGCCGCGTCGCGCCGGGGGTGCGCAAATGGATCGAGGAAAACCGGGTCTCGGCGATCGGCTTCGTGCAGGCAAGTGTCCCCGACCTGTTCTATTTCGCCGATATCGCCGGCAAATCCGCCCATGTGCTGACGGTCGAGCTGTCCGGCACCTGCCCGCAAACGACGACGACGCTGGCCGTGCTGGGCGAGACCGCCTCGGTCCGCGCCGCGATGGATGCGATTGCCGCGCAGGCCCCCGCCTTCTGA
- a CDS encoding aldehyde dehydrogenase family protein produces the protein MKDSDIEDAVARVLSGYTAPKSLEATVTKALTDLAKPGTQGCVREAPKPADPIDDIIGGILTRELGEKNCSCCKAGSCTAPANCLSIPDDQAETVGDGIFATMDAAVEAAAEAQRQYLFCSMSARKRFIDGLREVFLNPALLERISRLAVEQTGMGNVAHKIIKNRLAAEKTPGIEDLTTEAQSGDDGLTLVELSAYGVIGAITPTTNPTETIICNAIGMLAAGNAVVFSPHPRARGVSLLAIKLINRKLAALGAPANLVVTVQAPSIENTNAMMAHPKVRMLVATGGPAIVKTVLSSGKKAIGAGAGNPPVVVDETADIPKAALDIVNGCSFDNNMPCVAEKELIAVAEIADFLTAELVRNGAHRLTDPAQIAALEKLVLTEKGGPQTGCVGKSAVWLLDKIGVKAAPETRIILIETGKDHPFVVEELMMPILPLVRVACVDEAIDLAVVLEHGNRHTAIMHSTNVRKLTKMAKLIQTTIFVKNGPSYAGLGVGGEGYATFTIAGPTGEGLTSARSFARRRKCVMVEALNVR, from the coding sequence ATGAAAGACAGCGATATCGAAGACGCCGTGGCCCGGGTCTTGAGCGGCTACACCGCCCCGAAAAGCCTTGAGGCGACGGTGACCAAGGCCCTGACGGATCTGGCAAAACCCGGCACGCAGGGCTGTGTCCGGGAAGCCCCGAAGCCCGCCGATCCGATCGATGACATCATCGGCGGCATCCTGACGCGCGAGTTGGGCGAGAAGAACTGTTCCTGCTGCAAGGCGGGCAGCTGCACCGCGCCCGCAAATTGCCTGTCGATCCCCGACGATCAGGCCGAAACCGTGGGCGACGGCATCTTTGCCACGATGGATGCGGCCGTGGAGGCCGCCGCCGAGGCGCAGCGGCAATATCTGTTCTGTTCGATGTCGGCGCGCAAGCGCTTCATCGACGGCCTCCGCGAGGTCTTTCTGAACCCCGCGCTGCTGGAGCGGATCTCGCGGCTGGCGGTCGAACAGACCGGCATGGGCAATGTCGCGCACAAGATCATCAAGAACCGGCTGGCGGCGGAAAAGACCCCGGGCATCGAAGACCTGACCACCGAAGCGCAAAGCGGCGATGACGGGCTGACGCTGGTCGAGCTGTCCGCCTATGGCGTCATCGGGGCGATCACGCCGACGACGAACCCGACCGAAACCATCATCTGCAACGCGATCGGGATGTTGGCCGCGGGCAATGCGGTGGTCTTCAGCCCCCATCCGCGCGCGCGCGGCGTCAGCCTGCTGGCGATCAAGCTGATCAACCGCAAGCTGGCGGCGCTGGGGGCACCGGCGAACCTTGTCGTCACCGTGCAGGCGCCCTCGATCGAGAACACGAATGCGATGATGGCGCATCCCAAGGTGCGGATGCTGGTGGCGACGGGCGGCCCGGCGATCGTGAAGACGGTGCTGTCCTCGGGCAAGAAGGCGATCGGGGCAGGGGCGGGCAATCCGCCGGTGGTGGTTGACGAAACCGCCGACATTCCGAAAGCGGCGCTGGATATCGTCAACGGCTGTTCGTTCGACAACAACATGCCCTGCGTGGCGGAAAAGGAGCTGATCGCGGTGGCGGAAATCGCCGATTTCCTGACCGCGGAGCTGGTCCGCAACGGCGCGCATCGGCTGACCGATCCGGCGCAGATCGCCGCGCTGGAAAAACTGGTGCTGACCGAAAAGGGCGGGCCGCAGACGGGCTGCGTCGGCAAATCGGCGGTTTGGTTGCTCGACAAGATCGGTGTCAAAGCCGCGCCCGAAACCCGGATCATCCTGATCGAGACGGGCAAGGATCACCCCTTTGTCGTCGAAGAGCTGATGATGCCGATCCTGCCTTTGGTGCGCGTGGCATGCGTCGACGAAGCCATTGATCTGGCGGTCGTTCTTGAACACGGCAACCGCCATACCGCGATCATGCATTCGACCAATGTGCGCAAGCTGACGAAGATGGCGAAGCTCATCCAGACCACGATCTTCGTGAAGAACGGCCCCTCTTATGCCGGGCTTGGCGTCGGCGGCGAGGGCTATGCCACCTTCACCATCGCCGGGCCGACAGGCGAGGGGCTGACCTCTGCCCGCTCCTTCGCCCGCCGCCGCAAATGCGTGATGGTCGAAGCGCTGAACGTGCGCTGA
- a CDS encoding GlcG/HbpS family heme-binding protein, with protein MALIDTILWTELAARRPLRLCDVTRMAAVAELEARRLGVPVCIAFCDAAGTALLFHRMEGALPASVTLAPSKAWTAAAYRMGTDALGALTAAGGMLAGLGPAGGPVVPFGGGLPIRAGAAVLGAIGISGGTVEEDMQIARKAIAAHWGATPSEGQGQ; from the coding sequence ATGGCGCTGATCGACACGATCCTTTGGACCGAATTGGCCGCCCGCCGCCCGCTGCGGCTGTGCGACGTCACCCGGATGGCGGCCGTGGCCGAGCTTGAGGCGCGGCGGCTGGGCGTTCCGGTCTGCATCGCCTTTTGTGACGCGGCGGGCACGGCGCTGCTGTTTCACCGGATGGAGGGGGCGCTGCCCGCTTCGGTCACGCTCGCGCCCTCCAAGGCCTGGACGGCGGCGGCCTACCGGATGGGCACCGATGCGCTGGGGGCCCTGACCGCCGCGGGCGGCATGCTGGCGGGGCTTGGCCCCGCGGGCGGGCCGGTCGTCCCCTTTGGCGGCGGGCTGCCGATCCGGGCGGGGGCGGCGGTGCTGGGCGCCATCGGCATCAGCGGCGGCACGGTCGAAGAAGACATGCAGATCGCGCGAAAGGCGATTGCGGCACATTGGGGCGCGACCCCGAGCGAAGGACAAGGACAATGA
- a CDS encoding EutN/CcmL family microcompartment protein — MYLAKVIGRVVATTKDQSLSGAKLLIVIRLDARLNAEGETQIAVDTVSAGDGETVIVTTGSAGRLAGMLGQSVVDAGIVGIVDTVECHDRTEG, encoded by the coding sequence ATGTATCTGGCAAAAGTCATCGGCCGCGTCGTCGCCACCACCAAGGACCAAAGCCTGTCGGGGGCGAAACTGCTGATCGTCATCCGCCTTGACGCCCGGCTGAATGCCGAAGGCGAGACGCAGATCGCCGTCGATACCGTCAGCGCGGGCGATGGCGAGACCGTCATCGTCACCACCGGCAGCGCCGGACGGCTGGCGGGAATGCTGGGCCAGTCGGTGGTCGATGCCGGTATCGTCGGCATCGTCGATACCGTCGAATGCCACGACCGGACGGAGGGCTGA
- the eutJ gene encoding ethanolamine utilization protein EutJ, protein MSGIDAILHDFAALVRQGDCLPPEARAQGPLRVGVDLGTANLVLAVVDAAGRPVAGMSQRSGGIRDGIVVDYPATVRSVRAMKAELEARLGQRLTRAATAIPPGILPGNAKAIGNVIEAAEFELVEILDEPLAAARLLRVTEGAVVDVGGGTTGISVLKGGKVLASVDEATGGTHMTLVLAGALRLSLADAEAMKLDPAQAREVFSLVRPVVDKMASIVAGVLTRFPEVATVHVVGGACSFADFAPVFAAHLGRRVLKPAEPLLVTPLGIALYPERGL, encoded by the coding sequence ATGTCCGGCATCGACGCCATCCTGCACGACTTCGCCGCCCTGGTGCGGCAAGGCGATTGCCTGCCGCCCGAGGCACGGGCACAGGGCCCGCTGCGCGTCGGTGTCGATCTGGGCACGGCGAATTTGGTGCTGGCCGTCGTCGATGCGGCGGGCCGTCCGGTGGCGGGGATGTCGCAACGCTCGGGCGGGATCCGCGACGGCATCGTGGTCGATTACCCGGCGACGGTGCGCAGCGTGCGGGCGATGAAGGCCGAACTTGAGGCGCGGCTGGGCCAGCGCCTGACCCGGGCCGCGACGGCCATCCCCCCCGGCATCCTGCCCGGCAATGCGAAAGCCATCGGCAATGTGATCGAGGCGGCCGAGTTCGAGCTGGTCGAGATCCTCGACGAACCGCTGGCCGCCGCGCGGCTGCTGCGCGTGACCGAGGGCGCCGTGGTCGATGTCGGCGGCGGCACCACCGGGATTTCGGTGCTCAAAGGCGGCAAGGTGCTGGCCTCGGTCGATGAGGCGACGGGGGGCACCCACATGACGCTGGTTCTGGCCGGGGCGCTGCGGCTCTCGCTGGCCGATGCCGAGGCGATGAAGCTGGATCCCGCGCAGGCGCGCGAGGTGTTTTCGCTGGTCCGCCCGGTGGTGGACAAGATGGCGTCCATCGTCGCGGGGGTGCTGACCCGCTTCCCCGAGGTGGCCACCGTGCATGTCGTCGGCGGCGCCTGTTCCTTTGCCGATTTCGCCCCGGTCTTTGCCGCGCATCTGGGGCGGCGGGTGCTGAAACCGGCCGAGCCGCTTCTGGTGACGCCGCTTGGCATCGCGCTTTATCCCGAACGGGGCCTGTGA
- a CDS encoding phosphate propanoyltransferase, which yields MFPQSLIDRILAELLAQDVAATDTDPALVPVGVSNRHVHLSRPDMDALFGPGASLTRMKAMKQPGQYAAAETVTLRGPKGDIGKVRVLGPLRKETQIEISVADGFTLGIKPPMRMSGKLDGSAGLTVIGPAGSVTKEAGVIVALRHIHMRPEDAVRLGVKTGDSVDVVVSGPRGGVMHNVTIRSDEVSATEMHIDVEEANAFGLQNDALVRVRKV from the coding sequence ATGTTCCCGCAATCGCTGATCGATCGCATCCTCGCCGAGCTTCTGGCGCAAGACGTCGCCGCAACCGACACCGACCCCGCGCTTGTCCCCGTCGGCGTCTCGAACCGGCATGTTCACCTGTCGCGGCCCGACATGGACGCGCTGTTCGGCCCCGGCGCAAGCCTGACCCGGATGAAGGCGATGAAACAGCCCGGCCAATATGCCGCCGCCGAAACCGTCACCCTGCGCGGCCCGAAAGGCGATATCGGCAAGGTCCGGGTGCTGGGGCCCTTGCGCAAGGAAACGCAGATCGAGATCTCGGTCGCCGACGGTTTCACTTTGGGCATCAAGCCGCCGATGCGGATGTCGGGCAAGCTTGACGGCTCGGCCGGCCTGACCGTCATCGGCCCCGCCGGATCGGTGACGAAGGAGGCGGGCGTGATCGTCGCGCTGCGCCACATCCACATGCGCCCCGAAGATGCGGTGCGGCTGGGGGTGAAGACCGGCGACAGCGTCGATGTTGTCGTCTCCGGCCCGCGCGGCGGGGTCATGCACAATGTCACGATCCGCTCGGACGAGGTGTCGGCCACGGAAATGCACATCGACGTCGAAGAGGCGAATGCCTTCGGGCTGCAAAACGACGCGCTTGTGCGGGTGCGGAAGGTCTGA
- a CDS encoding BMC domain-containing protein — MSEQSLGLIETLGLAAAVTAADAAVKSANVTLVGYEFAKGDGMTVVKLRGDVGAVKAAVAAAEMAAGRVGRVVATRVIARPAAGLTRLIDSAETVGCGRTGAQGPVPVPPQEEAPAKPVPTPPDASPSEASGAEPAPEATPETVPEAAPEPAPAAEPEPGPEPDPTPEPPPVPYRLTRPKGPKGR, encoded by the coding sequence ATGTCGGAACAAAGCCTTGGGCTGATCGAGACGCTCGGTCTGGCGGCGGCGGTCACGGCCGCGGATGCCGCGGTGAAATCGGCCAATGTCACGCTGGTGGGCTACGAATTTGCCAAGGGCGACGGCATGACGGTGGTCAAGCTTCGCGGCGACGTGGGGGCCGTCAAGGCCGCCGTTGCCGCCGCGGAGATGGCGGCGGGGCGCGTCGGACGGGTCGTTGCGACCCGGGTCATCGCACGTCCCGCCGCCGGACTGACCCGGCTGATCGACAGCGCCGAGACCGTCGGCTGCGGACGGACCGGGGCACAGGGTCCCGTCCCCGTGCCGCCACAGGAGGAGGCCCCGGCGAAGCCGGTGCCGACCCCGCCGGATGCCTCACCCTCCGAGGCGTCCGGCGCCGAACCGGCCCCCGAAGCGACGCCCGAGACCGTGCCGGAAGCGGCGCCCGAACCGGCGCCCGCCGCCGAGCCGGAGCCCGGGCCGGAGCCCGATCCCACCCCCGAACCGCCGCCCGTGCCCTATCGGCTGACCCGTCCCAAAGGGCCGAAGGGCCGCTAA
- the pduB gene encoding propanediol utilization microcompartment protein PduB: MKDDLVEKLMDEVMRKMGSTEAPAAAAAEKPAAKAAPKACNLTEFVGTAIGHTVGLVIANVDPLLHEKMNIDRKYRSIGIVGARTGAGPHIFAADEAVKATNSEVVLIELPRDTEGGGGHGSLILFGAEDVSDARRAVEVTLSELNRTFGDVYGTPAGHLEFQYTARASHALHKAFGAPLGQAFGITVGAPAAIGVLMADTAAKAATVVPVGYASPGNGGTSHSNEVIFMFTGDSGAVRQAIIAAREVGKQVLSTLDGAEIVSSTKPYI, encoded by the coding sequence ATGAAAGACGATCTTGTCGAAAAACTGATGGACGAGGTGATGCGGAAGATGGGCTCGACCGAGGCCCCCGCCGCCGCCGCCGCCGAAAAGCCCGCTGCGAAAGCCGCGCCGAAGGCCTGCAACCTGACCGAATTCGTCGGCACGGCGATCGGCCACACGGTGGGTCTTGTCATCGCGAATGTCGATCCGCTGCTGCATGAAAAGATGAACATCGACCGGAAATACCGCTCGATCGGCATCGTCGGCGCCCGCACCGGGGCCGGTCCGCATATCTTCGCGGCCGACGAGGCGGTGAAGGCGACGAACAGCGAAGTGGTGCTGATCGAACTGCCGCGCGACACCGAGGGCGGTGGCGGGCATGGCTCGCTGATCCTGTTCGGGGCCGAGGACGTGTCCGACGCCCGCCGCGCGGTGGAAGTGACGCTGTCGGAACTCAACCGCACCTTCGGCGATGTCTATGGCACGCCCGCGGGGCATCTCGAGTTCCAATACACCGCCCGCGCCAGCCATGCTTTGCACAAGGCCTTCGGGGCGCCGCTGGGCCAGGCCTTCGGGATCACCGTGGGGGCGCCCGCCGCCATCGGCGTCCTGATGGCCGATACCGCCGCCAAGGCCGCGACCGTGGTGCCGGTGGGCTATGCCTCGCCCGGCAATGGCGGCACCAGCCACTCGAACGAGGTGATCTTCATGTTCACCGGCGACTCGGGGGCGGTGCGGCAGGCGATCATCGCGGCGCGCGAGGTCGGCAAACAGGTGCTTTCGACGCTGGATGGCGCGGAAATCGTCTCCTCCACGAAACCCTACATCTGA
- the pduA gene encoding propanediol utilization microcompartment protein PduA codes for MQQEALGMVETKGLVAAIEAADAMVKSANVAMVGYEKIGSGLVTVMVRGDVGAVKAATDAGAVAAEKVGSVVSVHVIPRPHTEVEKILPTPKAV; via the coding sequence ATGCAACAGGAAGCTCTCGGAATGGTCGAGACCAAGGGTCTGGTCGCCGCGATCGAAGCTGCGGATGCGATGGTCAAATCGGCCAATGTCGCGATGGTCGGCTATGAAAAAATCGGCTCGGGCCTCGTGACCGTGATGGTGCGCGGCGACGTCGGCGCGGTCAAGGCCGCCACCGATGCCGGGGCCGTGGCCGCCGAAAAGGTCGGCTCGGTCGTCTCGGTCCATGTGATCCCGCGCCCGCACACCGAAGTCGAAAAAATCCTGCCGACGCCGAAAGCCGTCTGA
- a CDS encoding 1-propanol dehydrogenase PduQ, whose protein sequence is MTRYHSFSPRTEIVFGEGLLERLQAYRGQRVGIVTDEFMARSGPLDRVLAHLDGCTVKIFAEAIPEPPLATVSAGARLFADFRPDVVLALGGGSPIDAAKAILAVVRGIDPSHPIRLVAIPTTSGTGSEVTAFAVISDPANNRKFPLISNDLIPDVAILDPEFVRTAPPRVTADTGMDVITHAIEAVVARGASNFTDAFAEKALELAFAALPRAYDNGNDLAARDAMHQASCLAGMAFTEAGLGLNHGLAHAIGGRLHLVHGRINAVLLPHVIAWNAGLSDDAPGCRETASRYARIAARVGLDVPGTRAGVVALIRAIEALNARFGIPSSLRGLGVAIEEYRRAIPDLAAAAFADACTAGNPRRPALADLEMLLDRAGG, encoded by the coding sequence ATGACCCGCTATCATAGTTTCTCTCCGCGGACCGAAATCGTCTTCGGCGAAGGGCTGCTGGAACGCTTGCAGGCCTATCGCGGCCAGCGCGTCGGCATCGTGACCGATGAATTCATGGCCCGCTCGGGTCCGCTTGATCGCGTTCTGGCGCATCTGGACGGCTGCACCGTCAAGATCTTCGCCGAAGCCATCCCCGAGCCGCCGCTCGCCACCGTTTCCGCAGGCGCCCGCCTGTTCGCCGACTTCCGCCCCGATGTGGTGCTGGCGCTGGGCGGCGGCTCGCCCATCGATGCGGCGAAAGCCATCCTGGCGGTGGTGCGCGGCATCGACCCCAGCCATCCGATCCGTCTGGTTGCGATCCCGACGACCAGCGGCACCGGCTCCGAGGTCACCGCCTTCGCGGTGATCTCGGACCCTGCCAACAACCGGAAATTCCCGCTGATTTCCAACGACCTGATCCCCGATGTGGCGATCCTTGACCCGGAATTCGTGCGCACCGCACCGCCCAGGGTCACCGCCGATACCGGCATGGATGTGATCACCCATGCGATCGAGGCGGTGGTGGCGCGCGGCGCCTCGAACTTCACCGACGCTTTTGCCGAAAAGGCGCTGGAACTGGCCTTTGCGGCGCTGCCCCGGGCTTACGACAACGGCAACGATCTGGCCGCCCGCGATGCGATGCATCAGGCCTCGTGCCTGGCGGGCATGGCCTTTACCGAGGCGGGGCTGGGCCTCAACCACGGGCTGGCCCATGCGATCGGCGGCCGGCTGCATCTGGTGCATGGCCGCATCAACGCGGTGCTCTTGCCCCATGTCATCGCCTGGAACGCCGGTCTGTCGGACGACGCGCCCGGCTGCCGCGAGACCGCCAGCCGCTACGCCCGCATCGCCGCCCGGGTGGGGCTTGACGTGCCGGGCACGCGGGCGGGTGTCGTTGCGCTGATCCGGGCGATCGAGGCGCTGAATGCGCGCTTCGGCATCCCTTCCTCGCTGCGCGGCCTTGGCGTCGCGATCGAGGAGTATCGTCGGGCGATCCCCGACCTTGCGGCAGCCGCCTTTGCGGATGCCTGCACCGCGGGCAATCCGCGCCGTCCCGCGCTGGCAGATCTTGAAATGCTGCTCGATCGGGCCGGGGGATGA
- a CDS encoding glycyl radical protein encodes MIEKGFTKPTDRITRLKNQILNARPHVEAERAVLATEAYKVTEGLSPILRRARVVEKIFAELPVTIRDDELVVGSITVNPRSTEICPEFSFDWVEKEFDTMATRVADPFEIPKETAAALHEAFKYWPGRTTADLAASYMSKKAKDCIANGVFTVGNYFYGGVGHVCVDYGKILKTGFRGVIIEAIKRREVLDERDPDTIKKQQFYTAVIIAYTAAIGFANRYADKAEELARACPNPTRKAELEQIAKNCRRVPEHGATTFWEACQTMWFVQCMLQIESSGHSISPGRFDQYMYPFLKADTAISREFAQELIDCIWIKLNDVNKTRDEVSAQAFAGYAVFQNLCVGGQTEDGLDATNDVSYMCMEAVAHVRLPAPSFSIRVWQGTPDEFLHRAAEVVRLGLGVPAVYNDEVIIPSLQNRGVSLADARDYGIVGCVEPQAIHRTEGWHDAAFFNVAKVLEITLNNGKVGDTQLGPVTGDAKDWTSLEDFYAAFTGQMSFFVKYLAEADNCVDIAHAERAPLPFLSAMVDDCMGRGKSVQEGGAIYNFTGPQAFGVADTGDSVYAMKKFVWDDKKLTMAELKEALDANFGMVTGANAPAEMSESQIYEAVKKVLASNASLDVAALKDEVYRTLSTGSAPAASSKYDGIRRLLDSAEAFGNDNDDVDLIARKCAQIYCKEVEKYTNPRGGQFQAGIYPVSANVLFGKDVGALPDGRPAKLPLADGVSPRQGKDRLGPTAAANSVAKLDHFIASNGTLYNQKFLPSALAGDAGLQNFAALVRSYFDHKGMHVQFNVIDRETLLKAQKNPEDYRDLVVRVAGYSAQFVVLAKEVQDDIISRTEQAF; translated from the coding sequence ATGATTGAGAAGGGCTTCACCAAACCGACCGACCGCATCACGCGGCTGAAGAACCAGATCCTGAATGCCCGGCCCCATGTCGAGGCCGAGCGCGCCGTGCTGGCCACCGAGGCCTACAAGGTGACCGAGGGCCTGTCGCCGATCCTGCGCCGCGCCAGGGTGGTGGAAAAGATCTTCGCCGAACTGCCGGTCACCATCCGCGACGATGAACTTGTGGTCGGCTCGATCACCGTCAACCCGCGCTCGACCGAGATCTGCCCCGAATTCAGCTTCGACTGGGTGGAAAAGGAATTCGACACCATGGCGACCCGCGTCGCCGACCCGTTCGAAATCCCCAAGGAAACCGCCGCCGCCCTGCATGAGGCGTTCAAATACTGGCCCGGCCGCACCACCGCCGATCTTGCCGCCTCCTACATGTCGAAAAAGGCGAAGGATTGCATCGCCAACGGCGTCTTCACGGTGGGCAACTATTTCTATGGCGGCGTCGGCCATGTCTGCGTCGACTATGGCAAGATCCTGAAAACCGGCTTCCGCGGTGTCATCATCGAGGCGATCAAGCGCCGCGAAGTGCTGGATGAACGCGACCCCGACACGATCAAGAAACAGCAGTTCTACACCGCCGTCATCATCGCCTATACCGCCGCGATCGGCTTTGCCAACCGCTATGCCGACAAGGCCGAGGAGCTGGCGCGGGCCTGCCCCAACCCGACCCGCAAGGCGGAACTCGAGCAGATCGCCAAGAACTGCCGCCGCGTGCCCGAACATGGCGCCACGACCTTCTGGGAAGCCTGCCAGACGATGTGGTTCGTACAATGCATGCTGCAGATCGAATCCTCGGGCCATTCGATCTCGCCCGGCCGCTTCGACCAATACATGTATCCGTTCCTGAAAGCCGATACCGCGATCAGCCGCGAATTTGCCCAGGAACTGATCGACTGCATCTGGATCAAGCTGAACGACGTCAACAAGACCCGCGACGAGGTCTCGGCGCAAGCCTTTGCCGGCTATGCGGTGTTCCAGAACCTCTGCGTCGGCGGTCAGACCGAAGACGGGCTCGATGCGACGAACGACGTGTCCTACATGTGCATGGAAGCCGTGGCCCATGTGCGTCTGCCCGCGCCGTCCTTCTCGATCCGGGTCTGGCAGGGCACGCCGGATGAATTCCTGCACCGTGCCGCCGAGGTCGTGCGTCTGGGGCTGGGGGTTCCGGCCGTCTACAACGACGAGGTGATCATCCCCTCGCTGCAAAACCGCGGTGTTTCGCTGGCCGATGCCCGCGATTACGGCATCGTCGGCTGCGTCGAACCGCAGGCGATCCACCGCACCGAGGGCTGGCACGACGCGGCCTTCTTCAACGTGGCGAAGGTGCTGGAAATCACGCTCAACAACGGCAAGGTCGGCGATACCCAGCTTGGCCCGGTCACCGGCGATGCCAAGGACTGGACCTCGCTTGAGGATTTCTACGCCGCCTTCACCGGGCAGATGTCGTTCTTCGTCAAATACCTGGCCGAGGCCGACAATTGTGTCGACATCGCCCATGCCGAACGGGCGCCGCTGCCGTTCCTCTCGGCGATGGTCGATGACTGCATGGGCCGCGGCAAGTCGGTGCAGGAAGGGGGCGCGATCTACAACTTCACCGGCCCGCAGGCCTTCGGCGTCGCCGACACCGGCGACTCGGTCTATGCGATGAAGAAATTCGTCTGGGACGACAAGAAGCTGACGATGGCCGAACTGAAGGAAGCGCTCGACGCGAACTTCGGGATGGTCACCGGGGCGAATGCGCCCGCCGAGATGAGCGAAAGCCAGATCTACGAAGCGGTCAAGAAAGTGCTGGCCTCGAATGCCAGCCTGGATGTCGCCGCGCTCAAGGACGAGGTCTATCGCACGCTTTCGACCGGCTCCGCGCCTGCCGCCTCGTCGAAATATGACGGCATCCGCCGCCTGCTCGACAGCGCCGAAGCCTTCGGGAACGACAATGACGACGTCGACCTGATCGCCCGGAAATGCGCGCAGATCTACTGCAAGGAAGTGGAGAAATACACCAACCCGCGCGGGGGCCAGTTCCAGGCAGGGATCTATCCGGTCTCGGCGAACGTGCTTTTCGGCAAGGACGTGGGCGCGCTGCCCGACGGCCGCCCGGCGAAACTGCCGCTGGCCGATGGCGTCTCGCCGCGGCAGGGCAAGGACCGGCTCGGCCCGACCGCCGCGGCGAATTCGGTGGCGAAACTCGACCACTTCATCGCCTCGAACGGCACGCTCTACAACCAGAAATTCCTGCCCTCCGCTCTGGCAGGGGACGCCGGGTTGCAGAACTTCGCCGCGCTGGTGCGGTCTTACTTCGATCACAAGGGCATGCATGTGCAGTTCAACGTGATCGACCGCGAAACCCTTCTGAAAGCACAGAAAAACCCCGAGGACTATCGTGACCTCGTGGTGCGGGTGGCGGGCTATTCGGCGCAGTTCGTCGTCCTCGCGAAAGAGGTGCAGGACGACATCATCAGCCGGACCGAACAGGCCTTCTGA